The segment ATCACGCTACAATTGAAAAAGCCCGCTTTCTTTGCTTTGGAAGATAAGTCGGATGTGTTTCGTGTGAAAGCGTTCATGCGGGAATTCAAACGCGACTTTACAATCCTTGGAACCGGGCAGGAACAATTCCTAGGAAATGCATGGGATACCTTGAAAGTACAATTGGTAATCCCGATCAATTTCCCGGAAGCTTTCGACCTGAAAGATCCGTACCTGGCACATGAAATTCCTTATAGCGAATTAAAGGTGTGGGAAATGGCACCGAGAAATCCGGGATTCCTGTTCAAACACAAAGTTCCTTTTATTACTTCTGCTTCCGGGCACACCACCGCAGCAGATTTCTGGAAACACATTCACCAGGCTCTGGCAGCAGGCTGGTCGGTAAATGACGTACTGCGCTCGTTGACAGTAGCTCCGGCAACTTTACTGGGTGTTCAGAAAGAATTGGGAACAATAGAAGCAGAGAAATGGGCTAACTTCACGGTATATGACCAAAACCCGTTCCTGTATCAGGCAAAAGTACTGGAAGTATTCTCCAAAGGAGAACGCAAAGTCTTCCAAAACGCACCGATCTCGGATATCCGCGGAACTTACAGTTTAAACATCGACGGGGCAAAATACTGGCTGGAAATTGCCGGTACTCCTTCCCAGCCGGAAGGAAAAGTGAAATTGGTACGTACTATCCAGGATTCACTCACACTTGCGAATAAATCAGACACACTGACTACCAATGCGAAACTTTCCCTGGTCAATAACGATATCTCCATCCATTTTGTGCAGCAGGTTGACGGCGAAAAGCAAACCTTCAGTCTCAAAGGCGATGTCAATACACGCGTATTCATTTTCGAGGGAGAAGGAACCAACAACAAAGGAAAATGGATCAAGTGGAGCGCTATGCGCAACAAGAAATTCGAAGCGAAAGACGAAACCAAACAAGCCTGGACTGCTGATACAATGAATATTCCGGGTGCACGTTTCCCGAACAGTGCTTTTGGCTTTACCACACCGCCCAAACAATCCGTGATCATTTTCGAACAAGCTACTATCTGGACCAATACCGACGAAGGAATTATCCAGGAAGGAACGGTTATCGTGGAAAACGGGAAGATCAAAGCCATTCACAAAGGTTCCGGAACATACGTGAAACCAAATGATGCAGTAGTAATCAATGCCCGCGGGAAAATCCTTACAACCGGAATTATCGATGAACACTCACACATTGCCTTAACACGCGGTGTAAATGAAGGCGGACAGGCAGTTGCATGCGAAGTGCGTATGGAAGATGCGATCAACGCGGAAGATATTGATGTCTATCGTCAATTGGCCGGTGGCGTAACAGCTGCTCAATTGCTGCACGGTTCCGCCAACCCGATCGGCGGGCAATCCGCGCTGATCAAGTTGAAATGGGGACATTACCCGCATGAATACGTCATTAAGAACGCTCCGAAATTCGTGAAATTTGCTTTGGGAGAAAATGTGAAACAATCCAACTGGGGTGTAAGCAACCGTTTCCCGCAAACGCGTATGGGCGTGGAACAGGTTTACATCGATGCGTTTTCACGTGCACTGGCTTATCACCAGGCGAAAAGCGGGCATCAAACAGGGAAACATAAAGATAAAAACGCGGTTCCTCCGGCGGTTGATCTGGAACTGGAAGCATTATACGAAATTGTTTCGGGGGAACGCAGAATTACCTGCCACAGTTATGTTCAGTCGGAAATCAATATGCTGATGCACGTAGCTGATTCGTTCGGTTTCAAGGTAAACACGTTTACACACATCCTGGAAGGATACAAATTAGCCGATAAAATGAAAGAACACGGAGTCGGTGCTTCTACTTTCTCCGATTGGTGGGCCTATAAATTCGAAGTCATGGATGCCATTCCTCAGAATGCCGCATTGATGACCAATATGGGATTAACCGTTGCGATTAACTCTGACGACGCCGAAATGGGAAGACGTTTGAACCAGGAAGTTGCCAAAACCATCAAATACGGAGGAATGACAGAAGATCAGGCCTGGAAAATGGTGACTTTGAATCCGGCAAAATTGCTGCATTTGGACGACCGCATGGGAACCGTCCAGGTTGGAAAAGATGCCGATTTGGTACTTTGGACAAACAATCCGCTGAGTGTAACGGCAAAACCGATCTACACAATTGTAGACGGAGAAATCCTGTTCGATGCGCAAAAGGACTTCAGCATTCAACAGGAAACTGCCGCAGAACGTGCACGCATCATTGCTAAAATGTCGGAAGAAAACAAGAAAGGCGAACCGACCAAACCTTTCACACGCAAGCGCAGAGGGCATTTCCATTGCAATACACTGGGTGAAGAAGAATCACTCGAAGTAAACGAACACTAACCGGCAGATACAGAGAACATGAAAACAATTATATCTACTTTTTTGCTTCTGTTGGCAATTGTAAGCTACGGACAAAAGAAATACAATAAGATCCTCATCGAAGGTGCAACGCTTCACATCGGGAACGGGAATGTGATCCCGACAGGATCAGTAGGAATTGAGAACGGCACCATTATGTTGGTGAAAAACACGCTGGCCTACACCTACAACAAAGCAGACTGGGATACGGTAATCACACTCAACGGGCATCATTTATACCCGGGATTCGTAGCTCCCAACTCTACACTGGGCTTAACAGAAATTGATGCCGTAAGAGCTTCGCATGATTTCCAGGAATTGGGAACTTTCAATCCGCATGTACGTGCCCAGGTCGCCTACAATTGTGAATCGGATGTGATCGAAACAGTTCGCACCAACGGTGTATTGATGATCCAGACCACTCCACGCGGCGGGCGTATTTCCGGTCAATCGAGCCTGATGACTAGTGCTTGCTGGAACTGGGAAGACGGAACCGTGAAGGCAGATGACGGGATCCACATCGAATGGCCTTCTGCTTACAGCCGCCATTGGGGCGAGCCGGTTGCCAAACCGAATGAAACCTACGAAGAGCAAAAACGGGAACTGATTGCTTATCTGACCAATGCCAAAGTGAGTGCCGGGAATAAGGATAAAGCCACACCGCTTCAATTCAGTGCCATGAGCGAATGCTTTAACGGGGAGAAAAGGTTTTATTTCCACGCCAATGAAGTGCAGCAAATCAATGACATTCTTGATTTAATCACGGAACTGGAAATAAAATTCCCGGTAATCGTAGGCGGATATGAAAGTTACCTGGTAGCAGACCGCCTGAAAATCAAAAAAGTTCCGGTCATGGTTGGCCGCCTGCATTCACTCCCGCAGCACGACGATGATGCCTTCGACCTTCCATACAAATTGCCATTCCTGTTGCAACAAGCCGGTGTACAATTCTGCCTGCAGAACGAAGGTGACATGGAAGCCATGAACGCGCGCAACCTGCCTTTCCTGGCAGGAACTGCTATGTCTTACGGCCTGACAGAAGAAGAAGCAATCCGCTCCATTACCTTAAGCACCTGCGAAATCATGGGAATTTCCAAAAACTACGGAAGTATAGAGATCGGTAAGAAAGCTACACTTTACGGCTCGGCCGGTTCTGCTCTGGAAATGAAAGGCAACCAGGCTTCCTTGTTGCTAATTAACGGGGCGTTTGTACCAACTACCAATTTCCAGACGGAATTGTACAGGAAGTATAAAACGAAGTACGGGAAGTAAAGAGTGAGAATGAGAGCGGAGAATGAGAGTAAACTTACTGAAGGACTTTAAATCATCATTCTCATTCTGTTTCTGATTTTAACAATTATTGTATCCGTTAAATCTCTGCGAATAAATATCTTCGTCGAAAATTTAATTTAATTATCTAGGTCTATGAAAAAAATCTACATTGCTGCGGCATTGCTATTATCCGGTAATGCGCTTTTTGCCCAAAGTTTTTCCCGTACAGACGTTGGTTACACACCAGGTGACAACTATACGATGTATGTTTCCGACTACGTAAACCCTGGAACTACCGGAACAGGTGTAACATGGGATTTGTCCACAATGACAAATAACAGCCAGGTTACAGTAGCTACAACGGCAAACTCAGGAGGAACTTTCCCGACTGCAAACGTAAAATTGACTCAATCAAACGGCGGAGCTATTTACTACAACGTTTCAAGTACTAAAATGGAAGTGGTAGGAATCGATGCAAACGGAACAATATTTACTTATTCCAATCCTGCAACATACCTACAGTTCCCGGTGAATACCACTTATAACTTCACGGATGCTGCGGCAGCTACTTTCACGGTAAGCGGGTTTGCATTCAACCGTACAACAAACACCCAGTCCGAATATTCAGGTACAGGAACACTGATCACTCCGGCAGGAACGTTCACAAACGTAATCCGTGTGAAGTCTACTCAAACAAATACAGATACATATGCCGGAGGAACAATCAATTCATCTGTGATTGCATTTAACTGGTACAAAGCAGGTGTTACTCACGAATTGGCAAACGTTTCCAACGTTACAGGATCATCTACTTCCCAGTCGGCTTATTACACAAGCGTACCTGCAAACCTTGGTTTGGAAGAAAGCGAATTGATCAATTTGTTGATGTTCCCGAACCCAACAAACGGTACGATCGTTGTCAACTCCGATGAGGTAATCTCTAAAATCGAGGTGTACCAATTGTCCGGTGAATTGGCAATGGAGCAAACAGTAAACGACAATTCTTCAGAAGTAAACCTTTCCGAATTGAACTCAGGAATGTACCTGGTGAAAGTTTACGGAAACAACGGTGCAGTTTCTGTTAAGCGCATTTCAAAGAACTAATCGGTTCTGAAAACATAGAGAAATCCCTTTCGCTGCGGTGGAAGGGATTTTTTTATTTCCAATGGTCGGAACAGGCAAGCACGGAAGTAAACGGAGGTTTCCATAAAAAACGCTCACTTATTCCCATTCCGTTCAGCCATTCCATAAATTCTTTTATTCTTCACGCTTTCATTTTTTACTTCTCACATAATCACTTTTTACATTTTCACTTTTACATTTTGCATTTTCATTTAACCTTTCCTAACAAAACCTTATTCCGGAACGGATCACCTTTTTCAATTTTGTTTCCTATTTTTGTTAAAGAACATAAAAAATAACTGTTATGGCATTTGAATTACCAAAATTAGCATACGCATACGATGCATTAGAGCCACACATTGACGCTCGCACCATGGAGATCCATTATACAAAACATCACCAGGCATACGCAACAAACCTGAACAATGCGATTGCAGGAACGGATTTGGAAGGGAAATCAATCGAGTATATCTTACAAAATTGCAAAGACAAGCCGGCTGTTCGCAACAATGGAGGTGGTTACTGGAACCACAACCTGTTCTGGGAAATCATGGCACCGAATGCAGGAGGAACTCCAACAGGAGAGTTGGCTCAGGCAATCAACGATGCGTTCGGAACATTCGAGCACTTCAAAGATGAGTTCGCAAAAGCTGCAACAACACGTTTCGGTTCAGGATGGGCCTGGTTGTGTGTAGAAGGAGGAAAACTGGTAATCTGCTCCACTCCAAACCAGGACAACCCGGTAATGGGAGAAGGATGTAAAGGAACACCGATTTTAGGATTGGACGTTTGGGAACATGCTTACTACCTGCATTACCAAAACCGTCGCCCGGATTACATCAACGCATTCTTTAATGTAGTAAACTGGGAAGCTGTTGCGAAAAAATACGCAGAAGCAAAGAAGTAATAAATCTGTCAAAGAAAAGTAGGGGCGTAAAATTTTACGCCCCTACTTTTTTCTAATCCTTCGACAGGACAATCGTCGTAATAATCCCTCCGCTCAAGGTCGTTTGGGTCGACAATCCATCCACTTCAAATCCTTCCTTTTTCCATTTGTCCAGTTCCTTCTGGATAATCACGCTGTTATTAGCGGCACCGTCATAAGTTTTCGCATCGATTTCCGCCAATTCCGTCGATTTGAAAGATCCGTCAGGGGAAGTTACCGTCATGCGGGATGATCTTCCTCCTCCCAATGGAGGCAATTCAAAAGCCCTGATCAGAACCGTTTGGGATGTTTTTTCCTGGGCCATTCCCTGGCTTGTTCCCAGT is part of the Fluviicola sp. genome and harbors:
- a CDS encoding amidohydrolase; translation: MKTIISTFLLLLAIVSYGQKKYNKILIEGATLHIGNGNVIPTGSVGIENGTIMLVKNTLAYTYNKADWDTVITLNGHHLYPGFVAPNSTLGLTEIDAVRASHDFQELGTFNPHVRAQVAYNCESDVIETVRTNGVLMIQTTPRGGRISGQSSLMTSACWNWEDGTVKADDGIHIEWPSAYSRHWGEPVAKPNETYEEQKRELIAYLTNAKVSAGNKDKATPLQFSAMSECFNGEKRFYFHANEVQQINDILDLITELEIKFPVIVGGYESYLVADRLKIKKVPVMVGRLHSLPQHDDDAFDLPYKLPFLLQQAGVQFCLQNEGDMEAMNARNLPFLAGTAMSYGLTEEEAIRSITLSTCEIMGISKNYGSIEIGKKATLYGSAGSALEMKGNQASLLLINGAFVPTTNFQTELYRKYKTKYGK
- a CDS encoding superoxide dismutase, which produces MAFELPKLAYAYDALEPHIDARTMEIHYTKHHQAYATNLNNAIAGTDLEGKSIEYILQNCKDKPAVRNNGGGYWNHNLFWEIMAPNAGGTPTGELAQAINDAFGTFEHFKDEFAKAATTRFGSGWAWLCVEGGKLVICSTPNQDNPVMGEGCKGTPILGLDVWEHAYYLHYQNRRPDYINAFFNVVNWEAVAKKYAEAKK
- a CDS encoding amidohydrolase family protein, whose amino-acid sequence is MIRYIVALLFPLSVFSQAEKPQNGVKSPAQNSFVLTNVTILVSPDKTIENGTITVRDGKITAVDKILLTTPKDLLVIDGKNAVVVPSFIEVNSTMGIPSDQKAENKTGPYYWNHAIRAEFDAIDWYKADEKLTAEYQKMGFGSVLIHRNDGLAQGYGSLMQLGTTTTGNLPYLSKAASFYSFRKGSSPLDYPSSLVGSIALLRQSFYDAQWHSEYGKDANYTLDAITLQLKKPAFFALEDKSDVFRVKAFMREFKRDFTILGTGQEQFLGNAWDTLKVQLVIPINFPEAFDLKDPYLAHEIPYSELKVWEMAPRNPGFLFKHKVPFITSASGHTTAADFWKHIHQALAAGWSVNDVLRSLTVAPATLLGVQKELGTIEAEKWANFTVYDQNPFLYQAKVLEVFSKGERKVFQNAPISDIRGTYSLNIDGAKYWLEIAGTPSQPEGKVKLVRTIQDSLTLANKSDTLTTNAKLSLVNNDISIHFVQQVDGEKQTFSLKGDVNTRVFIFEGEGTNNKGKWIKWSAMRNKKFEAKDETKQAWTADTMNIPGARFPNSAFGFTTPPKQSVIIFEQATIWTNTDEGIIQEGTVIVENGKIKAIHKGSGTYVKPNDAVVINARGKILTTGIIDEHSHIALTRGVNEGGQAVACEVRMEDAINAEDIDVYRQLAGGVTAAQLLHGSANPIGGQSALIKLKWGHYPHEYVIKNAPKFVKFALGENVKQSNWGVSNRFPQTRMGVEQVYIDAFSRALAYHQAKSGHQTGKHKDKNAVPPAVDLELEALYEIVSGERRITCHSYVQSEINMLMHVADSFGFKVNTFTHILEGYKLADKMKEHGVGASTFSDWWAYKFEVMDAIPQNAALMTNMGLTVAINSDDAEMGRRLNQEVAKTIKYGGMTEDQAWKMVTLNPAKLLHLDDRMGTVQVGKDADLVLWTNNPLSVTAKPIYTIVDGEILFDAQKDFSIQQETAAERARIIAKMSEENKKGEPTKPFTRKRRGHFHCNTLGEEESLEVNEH
- a CDS encoding T9SS type A sorting domain-containing protein — encoded protein: MKKIYIAAALLLSGNALFAQSFSRTDVGYTPGDNYTMYVSDYVNPGTTGTGVTWDLSTMTNNSQVTVATTANSGGTFPTANVKLTQSNGGAIYYNVSSTKMEVVGIDANGTIFTYSNPATYLQFPVNTTYNFTDAAAATFTVSGFAFNRTTNTQSEYSGTGTLITPAGTFTNVIRVKSTQTNTDTYAGGTINSSVIAFNWYKAGVTHELANVSNVTGSSTSQSAYYTSVPANLGLEESELINLLMFPNPTNGTIVVNSDEVISKIEVYQLSGELAMEQTVNDNSSEVNLSELNSGMYLVKVYGNNGAVSVKRISKN